The Planktothrix serta PCC 8927 genome contains the following window.
CTTTAGATTGGGTAGAAAAAGCCTGTCAATTTGCTCTAAATCATCCGCAAGCGGGAGCTTATGCTAGTCAAGTAGAGGGAAATTATGAAATCGAACCCCCCGAAAACTTTGAACGAATTTCAGGCTTTTTTGGCATTACAAAACGAGGAGATCAGCCTTATCGTTATGAACCCAAACACAAGTTATTACCTCCGGCTTTAGCGTTAGTGGTTCGTAAACAAGCTTGGTGTGAAAGTATTCCCCAGGAAACGTTTTTAACCGGCCCGGTAGGAAATATTCGGTTAGCGAGTGAAGATATTGAAGCAATGCTTTATATTCAACAAAAGGGATGGGAAATTTGGTATAGTCCGGCTTTAAAAACTTATCATCAAATTCCTGCCTATCGTTTAGAACGGGATTATTTAATCAATGTAGCTCAGAATACAGGGTTAGCGCGGCATCATATTCGGATGTTAAGGTTCAAACCTTGGCAACGGCCATTATTATTTCCCTTGGGGTTAGCCAATGATATTAGAAAAGCGATCGCTTACTATCTGAAACATCGAAAAGAATTAAAAATTGATGTAGTTGCAGCTTGTGAAATGGAATTTTTAAAAAGTAGTGTAATCAGCCCTTTTTATTTGTGGAAAACATCTTATCTGAAAAAATTCGATAGGGGTTTAGAAACCCAAGCCAACATCTAGGATAAAAAATGATAACCGATTTAGGATTAATATATGATCGATTTTACAGTTGTTATTCCCACCTATAATGGTGCAAGTCGTGTTTCCGATGTTTTAGAAAAATTGCGATCGCAAACCGGAACAGAAAATATCAATTGGGAAATTATTGTTGTTGATAATAATAGTAGTGATCAAACGGCTGATCTGGTTCAGAATATGATCGCATCTTGGCAGGAAGTTTTCCCGCTAAAGTATGTTTTTGAAGCAAAACAGGGAATTGCATTTGCCCGACAACGCGGAGTAGAAGAAAGTCAAGGAGAGTTGATTGGTTTTCTGGATGATGATAATTTTCCCGATAAAAATTGGGTGTTAGAAGCATATTTATTTGGTCAAGAACATCCTAAAGCCGGAAGTTATGGGGGACAAATTCATGGCATTTATGAAGTAGAACCTCCTCAAAATTTTAAACGAATTGAACATTTATTATTAGCCATTCGAGAAAGTGGTGATCAGCCGTTTTTATTTTGTCCAGAACAGTTAAAACTTCCTTCTGGTGCTGGTTTAGTTGTACGAAAAAAAGCTTGGTTGGATCATGTTCCTACTAAATTGCTCAATACAGGACGAGGGGGAAATGATTATGAAATTTCCTTAAATTTATATAAGGGAGGTTGGGAAATTTGGTATAACCCTAAAATGCACCTTGATCACTATATTCCTTCTGAGCGTCTCGACAAAAATTATTTATTATCTCTGGCTTCTTTATACGGTTTAAAATCCTGTCAATTTAGAATGTTAATCACGCCTACCTGGAAAAAACCCATGATCTTTTTAAAAGTTATATTGGGGGGGATTAAACGCTCTCTTCAATATAAAATTGATCATAAAAATAATATTAAAATTGATATTGTTGCTGCTTGTGAATTAGAATTTTTTAGAGCGAGTGCTATCAGTCCTTTTTACTTTTTACAAAAAGCTATCTTCAAAAAACATTAATCTTCTCTCTCTATTAAAAAATATTTTTCAATAGGGATAAGGTTCTTTGAGCGATTGACGGGGGAAATATAGCAATAATTAAACTTTTAACAAAAATGACCAGACAAAATCGCCATTGTTGTAAAGCTGCGGAATCATAGCGAATATAATTGCATAAAAATCCGAGGGTAGCACGACCCTTTTCTGGGGATGGATATCCTTGTAAAGCTCGATATATTAAATATTTATAAATTCTAGCTAAACTTTGTTTTTTTAAATGCTGTAAGGTGGGAGGAGCTTGCAAAAAAGCTTTTTCAATCACGGCTACACATTGTTTTTCTTGTCTAATCACTTGAGATGAAATAGAATTAGTAGACATTCGATAAAATACCTGAACCACAGGAACTAATACAAAATGATAACGAGCCGCTAAACGAATATATAAATCTCGATCTTGTCCACCTAATAGAGATTCATCGAATCCTCCAACCTCTGCAAAAGCTTCCCGACGAATTAAAGGATTAGAACCATTTTCTAAAAAATTTTGAATTAATAACTCAGGATAAACATCCCCATTAAAAGTTGGATGTTTACCAGATTGTAAAAAATTTCCTGACTCATCAATATAATCTGTCCAGCTATAAGCTACAGCAGCTTGAGGATGGTTTTGTAAAGCTTGATATTGAGATTCTAATTTATCAGGAGTCCAGAGATCATCCGCATCCAATAAAGCAATATATTCACCCGTAGCAACAGCAAGTCCTCGATTTCGACTGGTGGAAGCACCAGAATTAGGATAGGAAAAAACTTGAATTCGAGGATCATGAATATTAGAAACAATATCTAAAGTAGAATCTGTTGAACCATCATTAATTACAATAATTTCAAAATCTTCAAAGGTTTGATTTAAAATAGAATCAATCGTTTGCTGAATCGTTTTTTCTGCATTATAGGCTGGGATCACTACAGAGATTATCGCCATATTAAAAATAAACTTTCTAGACTAATTTTTAATATAATTATATATCAAAATCATATTAACTAATCAAGGATTATTAGTCGTTATTTGTAAAACTTAATAAAATTTCACTAAAAAACAGACATATCTATGTTAAGTTGACACCATATAGATCAAAATTTAGATTAAAGCATCAAACTTAAGGTATAAATTCTGGCTTTCAAACTCAACTTTTATTTAGATTTTACAAGTTTTCTGATTTTATCCCATCAAAATAATTTCTATTGTAGATCTGAAATTATGAATTCCCAGTACATCCCACCTTCTCCCAAAATTAAAGTTTTAATGCTACCGGATTTTCGTCAGGATAATCCCTATCAATCCTTGCTTTCTCAAGGGTTAGCGCAAGAACAAATTCAGGTTGAGTTTTGGGCTTACTATTTGAATTTTTTTCCGATTTTAAGAGGGGTTTTAAAACATAAACTCGGTTCTGTTGATATTGTTCATCTTCACTGGTTAGAATTTTATATAAAAGCATCTTCAAAAGGAGCTAAATTTTGGGCTTGTGTTAAATTTTTATTGGATATTATTTTAATTCGGATATTAGGCCTTAAAATTGTTTGGACTGTTCATAACCAAACGGCTCATGATGCTCAGTTTCCTGAACTAGAATATTGGACAAGACAGATTTTATCTCGGTTAGTTAATGGGATGATTTTTCATAGTTATTCAAGCTTAAAATTAGTGGCAAAAGATTATAAATTTAATCACAAAAAAGCCATTGTCATTCCTCATGGACATTATCGAGATGTTTATGGTGCTAGTCTGAATTCAATCGAGTCTCGACAACAGTTAGGATTGCCCTTAACCGGTCATATTTATATGAATATTGGTTATCTCAAACCCTATAAAAGAATAGAAAAATTAATTGATATATGGAAAAATAATCACAATTATTTTGCAAATGATAGCTTAGTTATTGTTGGTAAACCCGTTGATAAATCCTACTGTTTAAAATTAAAAGAGTTATCTAAAAATATACCTGGATTGTTTCTAATTCCAGAGTTTGTTCACCCTAATAATATTCCCGTTTTCTTGAGTGCTGCGGATGTGATTGTGTTTCCTTTTGAAAAAATTTTAACATCAGGGAGTTTGATTTTAGCCATGTCCTATAACAAACCCATTATTGCACCCGACCTAGGCGGAATAGCCGAAACCCTGGGTGTCGCTAGTCAACTCCTATACGACCCCCAGGATGAACAAGACTTACTCAAAACATTACAAAAAAGTACCGTTATTGATTTGCAGGCTTTAAGTGTATTAGTTAAACAAGAGTGCGATGCTTTAGATTGGGGATTAATTGCTGAAGAAACAGCAGAATTTTATGAATTTATTTTGAATAAATTTTGAATTAAGGGTTGAATTCGATTCGCAACAGCATCCCAGGAATAGTGAGTTTTAACTAGATTGTAAGCGTTATCAACGCATTGTTGATAAAGGGAAGGATTTGACCAAAGTTGATCAACAGCATCAACCATTCCCTCTACTTCATTTTCAATGAATAAATGTTTTTTATTCTCAATATCGAGTCCTTCAGCACCTTTTGTGGTACTAACAACAGGACGATCGGCGGCGAAAGCTTCTAAGATTTTTAGGCGAGTTCCTCCCCCTTTAAATAGAGGTGTAATCACGATAGTAGCGGCGGC
Protein-coding sequences here:
- the hpsE gene encoding hormogonium polysaccharide biosynthesis glycosyltransferase HpsE, with product MVDLTVAIPTYNGATRLPAVLEKLRSQTGTEQIDWEIFIIDNNSNDNTAELVKSYLQNWSYFVPLKYYFEPQQGVAFARKRAVKESQAPLIAFLDDDNLPALDWVEKACQFALNHPQAGAYASQVEGNYEIEPPENFERISGFFGITKRGDQPYRYEPKHKLLPPALALVVRKQAWCESIPQETFLTGPVGNIRLASEDIEAMLYIQQKGWEIWYSPALKTYHQIPAYRLERDYLINVAQNTGLARHHIRMLRFKPWQRPLLFPLGLANDIRKAIAYYLKHRKELKIDVVAACEMEFLKSSVISPFYLWKTSYLKKFDRGLETQANI
- the hpsE gene encoding hormogonium polysaccharide biosynthesis glycosyltransferase HpsE; the encoded protein is MIDFTVVIPTYNGASRVSDVLEKLRSQTGTENINWEIIVVDNNSSDQTADLVQNMIASWQEVFPLKYVFEAKQGIAFARQRGVEESQGELIGFLDDDNFPDKNWVLEAYLFGQEHPKAGSYGGQIHGIYEVEPPQNFKRIEHLLLAIRESGDQPFLFCPEQLKLPSGAGLVVRKKAWLDHVPTKLLNTGRGGNDYEISLNLYKGGWEIWYNPKMHLDHYIPSERLDKNYLLSLASLYGLKSCQFRMLITPTWKKPMIFLKVILGGIKRSLQYKIDHKNNIKIDIVAACELEFFRASAISPFYFLQKAIFKKH
- a CDS encoding glycosyltransferase; the encoded protein is MAIISVVIPAYNAEKTIQQTIDSILNQTFEDFEIIVINDGSTDSTLDIVSNIHDPRIQVFSYPNSGASTSRNRGLAVATGEYIALLDADDLWTPDKLESQYQALQNHPQAAVAYSWTDYIDESGNFLQSGKHPTFNGDVYPELLIQNFLENGSNPLIRREAFAEVGGFDESLLGGQDRDLYIRLAARYHFVLVPVVQVFYRMSTNSISSQVIRQEKQCVAVIEKAFLQAPPTLQHLKKQSLARIYKYLIYRALQGYPSPEKGRATLGFLCNYIRYDSAALQQWRFCLVIFVKSLIIAIFPPSIAQRTLSLLKNIF
- a CDS encoding glycosyltransferase family 4 protein — encoded protein: MNSQYIPPSPKIKVLMLPDFRQDNPYQSLLSQGLAQEQIQVEFWAYYLNFFPILRGVLKHKLGSVDIVHLHWLEFYIKASSKGAKFWACVKFLLDIILIRILGLKIVWTVHNQTAHDAQFPELEYWTRQILSRLVNGMIFHSYSSLKLVAKDYKFNHKKAIVIPHGHYRDVYGASLNSIESRQQLGLPLTGHIYMNIGYLKPYKRIEKLIDIWKNNHNYFANDSLVIVGKPVDKSYCLKLKELSKNIPGLFLIPEFVHPNNIPVFLSAADVIVFPFEKILTSGSLILAMSYNKPIIAPDLGGIAETLGVASQLLYDPQDEQDLLKTLQKSTVIDLQALSVLVKQECDALDWGLIAEETAEFYEFILNKF